Within Sorangiineae bacterium MSr11367, the genomic segment GCTCGAGCGGGATGACGCCGTGGGGGACGTACCTCACGTGCGAAGAGACGACGAACAATTACCTCGACCCGACGCAGCCGGACAATGGCTATGGCTGGGTCGTGGAAATCGATCCGCGCGGCGAGCTCGCGGATCTCCCGGTCAAGCGCACCGCGCTCGGGCGGTTCGATCATGAAAATAGCGCGTACCTGCTCGCCGGCGACAACTCGCTGGCCTTCTACCTCGGCGACGATTCCACGCCGGGCTGCATTTACAAGTTCGTGCCGAGCGGCAAATTCGACCCGCAGAACCGTGCGGCGAATGCCAACTTGCTCGACAGCGGGACGCTGTACGTCGCCAAGTTCAATGCGGATGGCACCGGCCAGTGGCTCGAGTTGGTGCAGGGCAAGAACGGGCTCGTGCCGGGGGCGACGGATCCCGGCGACGAGACGCAGGGGCCGAAGCCCGACGTGACGGTGAACTTTGCCACGCAGGCCGATGTGCTCATCAATACGAAGGCTGCGGCGCGGGTGGCGGGGGCCACGCTGATGGACCGTCCGGAGTGGATCACGGTGGCGCCGGACAAGAGCATCTATTGCACGCTGACCAACAATTCGGGTCGCGCGGTGACCGACAAGGCGAATCCGCGCACGAAGAACCTGCACGGCCACATCGTCAAGTGGCGCGAGGCGGACAGTGCACCGACTGCGACGACGTTCACGTGGGAGGTGTTCCTCCTTGCGGGCGATCCGTCGATCCCCCTCACCGGCAACATCAACGGCGACACCTTCTCGAGCCCCGATGGAATCCACGTCGACCTGCAGGGCCGGCTCTGGGTGGAGACGGACATGAGCGTGCCCGGCACCTCGGGGGCCGAAGGGAAATCGAACGTCGACGTCTTCGGCAACAACTCGATGTACAACGTCGACCCGGTCACGAAGAAGTCGCAGCGCTTCCTCGTCGGCCCCACCGGTTGCGAGATCACGGGCATCACGCACACGCCGGATTTGACGACCTTCTTCGTCAACATCCAGCACCCTTCGGGCACCTGGCCGTCGAGCGTGCAGGGCAATTCCCTCCCTCCGCGCTCCTCCACCATCGTCATCCGCCGCACCGACGGCCAACCCGTCGGCGCTTAAAAGAGAAAGGGCGGCTATGAAAGCCGCCCCTTCGAACCCCGCCTCCCAGCCTCCCCCTCCGGGGGAGGGGGCGGTTGGCAACGATGTTTCGGCTCCCTCCCCCTCCGGGGGAGGGGGCGGTTGGCAACGATGTTTCGGCTCCCTCCCCCTCCGGGGGAGGGTTGGGGTGGGGGAGCCCTACGGCGAGATCAACGCCGCGGCGAGATCCGTCGACTTCGGTCCGACGATGACGTGGATCAACGTGCTCGAGAAGCGTTGCACGGCTTGGGCGCCGAGGCGCTTCAATGCGCCTTCGTCGACCTTGTCGGCGTCCACCAGCTCCGCACGGAGGCGGCTGCCGGCGACGGGCTCGGTCACGCGCAGATTGCCCTCGCCTCCGAGAGCGGCGACCCAGGCGGCGCGATCGATGCCGGTGACGCTTCCCGCTTGTCGGACCGCGGGCTTCGCGGCGATGGCCGGGCTGGCGACGGCCGCTTGCGGCTCGAGGGAGGCGCCGCCCGCGGCGAGGGCCGCGCGGATCGTGTCGGCGACCAGATCGGCCTCGGGGCCGAGGACGACTTGCAGCGTGCGCGGGCCGGGGCGAACCACGCCCTTGGCGCCGAGGCGCTTGAGCGCGGGCTCGTCGATGATGTCGTTCTTCTCGACGCTGAGGCGCAGACGCGTCGTGCAGGCGTCGACCTCGAGCAGGTTCTTCGCACCGCCGAGGGCGCGGACGAACGCGTAGGCGCGCTCTGCATCACCGACGACCAGCGGTGCAGCGCTTGCCGCGGCGTCGGCGGCCTCACGGCCCGGCGTGGCCAGGTTGAAGTAGCGGATGCACGCGTTGAATACGACGTAATACACGGCGAAGTAGGCCGCGCCGACGGGGAAGAGGAGCAACGGATTTTCCGCGATGCCGAACGACAGCACGTAGTCGATGACGCCCGCGGAGAAGTTGAACCCGAGGCGGATGTGAAGCGCATTCACGATGACGAATGCGATGCCCGTCAGCACCGCGTGCACGGCATACAGCGCGGGCGCGAGGAAGACGAACGCGAACTCCACCGGCTCGGTGACGCCGGTGAGGAACGACGTCAGCGCCATCGAGAAGAGCAACCCGCCGACGGCCTTGCGGTTCTCGGGGCGGGCCGTGCGGTACATGGCGAGGCATGCTGCCGGCAGACCGAACATCATCACCGGGAAGAAGCCGGTCATAAAGATGCCGGCGTGAGGATCCTGCGCGAAGAACCGAGGAAGGTCACCGTGGACGATCTTCCCGCTCGCGTCGGTGAAGTCACCGAACACCGTCCACACCATGCTGTTGATCACGTGGTGCAGACCCGTGACGAGGAGCAATCGATTGAGGATGCCGTAGATGAAGACGCCCAGCGCGCCCGCTTCCAGCAGCCAATTCCCCAGCGCGGCGATGACGTGCTGAATCGGCAGCCAGATGACGCCGAAGAGCATCCCGAAGAAGACGCACACGAACCCGGTCACGATGGGGACGAAGCGTTTGCCGCCGAAGAAGGCGAGGTATTCGGGCAGCTTGATGTCCTTGAATCGGTTGTAGAGCAGACCTGCCGCGACGCCGCAGAAGATGCCGCCGAGGACACCCATGTTGATCTTCTCTTTGGCGTCGGGGTTCTCCATCGCCTTGATCACGGCGGTCAGAACCAAATAACCGACGCTGCCGGCGAGGCCGGCCACGCCCGAATTCTCTTTGGCGAAGCCGACGGCCACACCGATGGCGAACAAGAGAGGCAGGTTGCCGAAGATCGCATCGCCCGCTTGCGCGACGACCTTGATGTTCAGCATATCCGGCTGACCGAGCCGGAGCAGCAACCCCGCCAACGGCAGGACTGCGATGGGCAGCATGAGCGCGCGCCCGAGCTGCTGGACCTTTCCGAAGTTTATCTGCGACATGGAAGTCCTCCCTGAAAATTTAGGCGTCGGGCCACAAGGCGCGCGCACGCGCGCGGATCTCTTTTGCGGACGTGAGGTTCATCAGGACGGTCGTCTGCCGGCGGCACGCTTCGTATTCGAGCGTGCGCACTTTGGCTTTGACCTCGGCCACGACGCCGGCGCTGACGGAAAGCTCCGTCACGCCGAGTCCCACCAAGATGGGAAGCGCGTCCAGATCGGAGGCGAGTGCTCCGCAGATGCCCACCCATTTCCCGTGGCGGGTCGCACCCTCCACGGTCTTCGCGATGAGCCGCAGCACGGCGGGGTGAAGCCCGTCGAGCTTCTCCGCGAAGCCCGAATGGCAGCGATCCATCGCCAGGGTGTACTGCGTGAGATCGTTGGTGCCCAGCGACAGGAAGTCCGCGTGGCGGGCCAGTTGATCGGCGAGCAGGGCGGCCGACGGAACTTCGACCATGACGCCCAGCGACGGACGCTCGGTGAGGCCCATCTCCGAGGCGAGCGTGTCGAGGCGCTTGCGCACGAAGAGCAGCTCCTCGGCGTCGGACACCATGGGCAGCATGATCTTGCACGCCGACAGCGGTGTGACGCCCAGCAGCGCGCGCAGCTGCGTATCGAGCAACTCCGGCTCGGCGAACCCGGAGCGGATGCCGCGAAGGCCCAGCGCCGGATTGTCTTCCTTGGGGAAGGGCAGGAACGGGAGGGGCTTGTCGCCGCCCGCATCCAAGGTGCGGATGATCGCCGAGCGGCCATCGAGCGCGTTGATCACGGCCTGGTAGGCGGCGAGCTGCTCGCCTTCGGTCGGCGGATCTTGGCGATCGACGAAGAGCAGCTCCGTGCGCAGGAGGCCCACGCCGTCGGCACCCTGCTCGACGGATTCGCGTGCGTCGGTCTCCGTGGCGATGTTCGCGGCGACCTCGATGCGGTGGCCGTCGCGCGTGATGGCCGGCAAGCCGACCTTGGCCAGCGCCTCCGCATGGCGTGAAGCGCGCTCGGACATGGCCTTGCGCGCGGCCGCGAGACGCTCCGCGCTCGGCTTCGTATCGAGGCGGCCCGCGTTGGCGTCGAGCACCACTTCGGTGCCGTGCGCCACGGAGAAGACCGGCGCGCCCATGGCGACCAGCCCGGGAACGCCGATGGCGCGCGCCAGAATGGCCACGTGCGAGGTGGCGCCGCCTTTGGCCGTGCAGAGCCCGACGATGCGCGATTTGTCGAGGCGCGTGAACTCGGACAGGGCCAGATCGTCCGCCACGATGATCGATTGCGCGAAGAGCTCCGGCTCGGGCAGCGCCTCGCCGCTCATCGCGAGGAGAACGCGTCGCTCGAGGTCGCGCAGGTCGGTGATGCGCTCGGCCAAGAGCGGATTGCCCAGGCGCGAGAGGACGTCGCACTCGGCGTTCACGGCGTTGCGGTACGCGAGGCCCGCGCTCACGCCGGTGCCCACCGCGCGCTCCGTGTTGGAGACGATTTCCGGATCATCGAGCAAGGCCTGGTGCGCGACGAACATGTCGTGCTCCTGGCGTGCGTGCCGCGCTTCGGCATCGCGAATCGCCGCAGCCACTTCCGCCCGCACCGTGGCCAGCGCATTGGCCAGCCGCTCGAATTCCGCATCCAGGTTGCCCAGTGCCGGCGGCGGCTCCACATCGACGCTGCCCAGCCGCACGACCTGCCCCACGGCCAGCCCGGGGGACGCGCAGACGCCTTCGAGCGCACCGCCGGTCAGCTTTCCGCGCAGAGGAAGCGCAGGCGCCGAGGTGCCGTTCTCTTTGTGTCCGTCCTTGGCATCCGCCGTTTGCAACGCCGCCACGACACCGGCCAGTGCCGTATCCGCCGAAGCGCCGCGCACGTGCACGGTGACGCGATCACCCTCTTTGGTGCCGAGCCCCATGAGCGCCACGACGCTGCGTGCATTCACGGTGCGACCGCCGAAGGACACCGAGACCTCGCCGCCGAAACGGCGCGCCGCCGCCTGCACCAGCGCCGCTGGACGCGCGTGCAATCCACCATGGTGCGCGACCACGGCCTCGCCCTGCTTCTCTTCGAGCGCGACGCCGGGCGTGTGACGCGTCGCCGCGACCTCCCCAGAGGCGCGCGCGAGCGGCGCATCCTTGGGATCGCGCCGTCGCACGTGGATCAGCCGCGATTTGCCGGCTTCCACGGATCCTGATTGTCGCCAGGAGATCGCGTACTCGTCGCTGTTGGCGATTAACATCAACGTCAGCAGCGAGGGCACCGCACGGGCCACTTGGTCGATGTCGAAGGTGATGAGCGGATCGCCCGCGGACACGCGTGCGCCCTCTTGGACGTGCGACGTGAAGCCGCGACCCTCCAGGTGCACGGTATCGATGCCCACGTGAATGAGCACCTCGGCCCCGTTCTCCGCCGTGATGGTCACCGCATGCCCCGCGCGATGGCGGTGGGTGACCACGCCGTCACACGGTGAGAGCACGCGGTTCGACAGAGGTTCGACGGCCACGCCGTCGCCCATCATCCGCGTGGAAAATACCGGATCGGGAACGTCTTCCAGCGGCACCACGATGCCGCTGAGCGGGGAAGTCAGGGGCAGCTCGGCGAGCTTTGCCCCACTCTCTGGCCAGCGAAGCATACGGTCCATCGAGGGATCACTCCTCGGAGACTCGAGTTCTATCGGCAAACGAGGCTCGACCTTCGGCATGGTGCCCCTCCATGGGAAAACTCAACGGGTGTGGGTCACTTTGGAAAGATGGCGTGGTACGTCCGGATTCAGTCCGCGCATCTCCGCCACGCGCGCGGCAATAAGATAAAAAGTTTGGATTGCCAAAATCGGATCGAGAACTTCGTTTTCAGCAACTGCAAGTGTTACGTCGCGCTCTTTGATGTCGGCCGGCGCCGCGAGGATCACGCGCGCACCGCGTCCGCGCATCTCGGTGGCCAATTCGAGCAGGCCTTTCTGCTCCGGGCCGCGCAGCGCGAAAATGAACAGAGGATAACCCTGTTCGATGAGGGCCATCGGGCCGTGCTTGATCTCGGCGCCGCTGAACGCCTCGGCCTGAATGGACGACGTTTCCTTCAATTTGAGGGCGGCTTCCGCGGCCACGGCAAAGCCGAGCCCGCGCCCCACCACCATGGCGCGATCGGTCACCGCCAAGGCATCGACGGCAATCGAACCATCGATTTGCGTCGCCTGCTCCAAATGCGTCGGCAGCGCGGCCAGCGCTTTGAGCAAATTGGGGTCCCTGCGCCAATGGCCCACGAGGCGCGCCAATGCAGCGAGTGCACCGATGTAGCTCTTCGTCGCGGCCACGCTTTGCTCGGGCCCCGCACAGAGCGGCACCGTCCATTTGCACGCGTGCGCGAGCGGCGATTCAGTGCGATTCACGAAGGCCACCGTGGTGGCACCGCGCTGGCCCAATGCGGCCATGGTCTCCACCAAATCGGGGCTCTGTCCGGATTGCGATACTGCGACCGCGAGTTGCCCATTCACCGCGAGCGGCGCATGGTGCAATGTGGCCAACGACATGGGGAGCGACACGACGGGCACGCCCACCGTGAGCATCGTCAGGTAACCAAAGTAATTGGCCGCATGGTCCGAGCTACCACGCGCCACCGTGAGAACCACCTGCGGGGGCTTTTCCACCAGGGTTCGCCCGAGCACGGCGAGGCCTTCGTCGGCTTGAAGACGCTGCGTGCTGACCACCGAGGCCGAGGCCAATGCCTCTTTCAACATCAACGAGCCCACAAGCATTCTCCTTCGCCAAAAACGGTGACGACCTTCAATTCACGATCGACGACGACCACGTCCGCCCATGCCCCCTGCTCGAGGCGACCGCGGTCCTTCAAGTTCAAATACTCGGCGGGGTAAAAGGACAATCTGCGCGAGGCATCTTCGATGCGCAGTCCCACGGACTGCACCAAGTTGCGCAGCGCCTGATCCATCGTCAGGGCGCTACCGGCGATTGTACCATCAGAGAGGCGAACCGCGCCTAGACATTTCGTCACGGTGTTCGATCCAAGTCGATATTCGCCATCGGGCATGCCGGCAGCGGCCGTGGAATCCGTGACGGCGAACAATCGCGGAATGGTGCGGAATGCGGCGCGCATCGCACCTGGGTGCACGTGTCGCAAGTCCGGGATCAATTCTGCATATTCCGCATGAGCCAATGCGGCGCCGACGGCACCCGGTTCGCGATGGTGCAATCCCGTCATGGCATTGAACAAATGGGTGAAGCCTGCGGCTCCGTGTTCCAGGGCGGCCACGCTGTCTTCGTAGCTTCCCGCCGTGTGGCCTATCTGCACCCGAATGCCCTTGGCCGATATTGCCCGAATGGCCTCCAGGTGTCCGGTGATTTCCGGAGCCAATGTGAGCACGCGAATGGGCGCCATCGCATTGTAGCGATCCAATTCGTGCATGACGGCGACGCGCACATTGCTAGGTTGCGCGCCCAGCTTGCCCGAATTGATGTACGGCCCCTCGAGGTGCACACCGAGCACTCGGGCGCCGCCCGAAATGTGCTCGCGGCACGTCGGCCCCACGGCGGTCAGCGCTTTTTCGATTTCCGCCGACGGCGCGGTCATCGTCGTGGCGAGCATCGACGTCGTGCCGTGGCGCGCGTGCATCTTCGCAATGGTGCGCGCGGCATCGCCGCCCTCCATCACGTCGCGACCCCCGCCGCCGTGCACGTGCAAATCCATGAAGCCCGGCAGCACGAACAAATCGCCATTGCCTGTATGGCTTGACTGGCCGGCCTGCTCCGGATCGACCGGTTCGCCTTCGACGACCTCGATGTGCTCTTTGAAGGCAATGCGCCCGCGGAGCCAGCCCGATGGTGTGAGGATGTTGCCCGCCAACGAATGCAGTGTCATCGGCGAAGCTCCGCGACGAAGTCGTAGTAGTCGTTGCGGCAGTAGCTGTCGGTGACTTCGATCGCCACATTGTTGGCGGTGAAGCCGATACGGGTGACCAAGAGCATCGCTTGTCCCGGGGTTACGTTGGCCAGTCGTGCGATTTTCTTCGACGCGTTGACCGCGCGGAAGTGCTGCAAGGCACGCACGATGGGATGCCCCAGCGCATCGAGGTGCGCATAGAGCGAGGTTCCCACCGCGCGCGGGTCGGGCAAGTAGGTGACGGGGATCGCGGTCATCTCGATGGCCATCACCACGCCATCGGCGAGCCTCTGTCGCTCCAGCCGCGCAACTTGCGACGTGGGCGAGAGGCCGAGTTTCAAGATCTCGTCGTGGTTGGGCGTGTCGATGCGGCGATCGAGCCAGACCGTCGATGGCTCGAAGCCCTTGCGCTTCAGGGTCTCGGTGAAGTGCGTCAGCCTCGAGAGGGAGTGCTCGAGGCGGGGCGCGATGAAGGTCCCGGATCCTTGACGGCGGTGAACGAGCTGCTGTTCGACTAGGACATCGAGCGCCTTCCGCGCCGTGACCCGCGACACCCCCAGCTTCTCCGAAAGCACCCGTTCCGACGGCAAGGCTTCCTCCGCCTGCCACTGGCCCGAGTGGATCGCATCCGCGAGGTTGTGCGCAAGCTGCACGTAGAGAGGCGTGGGGTCGTCGCTATTCGGCTTCAGCACGTTCCACCGCTTGTTCATGGACACGCCATTGGTGAGTCTCGCTCCGTTGTCCACGCTTGGTGGGATAGTACCACTATAATACCATGTCAATACCAGCCGTAGCAGGCCGAAGCAGGACTGCGATGTGTTACGTCAACAACCGGTGGTCAGTTTCGCCGGTGTATTTCGCGGTGCGTCAAACGGATCGGCCGGGGATCGAAAAGAGGTCGGATGACTTTCTGGTATTGACCTGGTCTTTAACTGGTAGTATCTCCGGCTGACCTTGCATACTTGCAAGCTGTGACGTCGCTCACGTTTCATAGGCAGTTGATTCCGTCGTATCCATGCCGTGCGGGGCGTGATACGGCTGGAAACCTCGTCGGAGCGTCGTCCTTTCTCTGACTCACCGATCAACGTTCACCGTTCACGATTCAACAGGGAGCAAACGGATGATGTTATTGGGCCGGAGTATTCCATGGTTCGGCGCCGGGTCGTCCCGGTGCACGGGTTCTTCGCGTGTGCGAAAGCGCAGTCGCGCCGGTAAGGCGTGTTTAGTGAGCCTCGCGGCACTCGCGGGACTTGGTTGGGTATCGCCCAAGACGGCGTCCGCCGACATTACCTCGGATCGCGTCGAATTTTTTCAATACGGCCGTATGGGTATCGGCTGGACGAAGAGCGGGCAGGTGATTCAGGGCCAGTCGATGAACCTGACGGGCGGCGGTCTCGGAGGTCGTCTCGAAGAGGGCGACTACATCCAGCCGGGCGTTCGTTTTCACCTGAAAAAAGGCGAGAGCGCGACGGATACGACCGTCGACGTCGTGAACGACTACGAGGTCTTTTCAAACGGCGCCGGCATCCTCTCCGACCTTGCGAACGGTGAAGTCGGACAGCTGAGGATCTTGCCGCAGCAGTTCTACGTCCAAGCGAAGAACATTTTCACGCCGGGTCTCGAGATTTGGCTCGGATCTCGCCTCTATCGTAAGAACGACATCCACATCGCCGACTACTTCTATTTCAATCGGTTGAATGGTCAGGGTGCTGGCGCGATCTATACGCACCCGAAGTTCGGTGAAATCGATGTTGCTATTCTCGAGCAGACGGGAAGCAACAATTTCTTCCGTATCAATGCCGGTGCGCCGGGAGGCGATCCCGTCTATCCGTACGGGTACCGCGCTCGCACCATCTTCGTCGGGCAATACAAGTATCCGCTGCCGATGCGGACGAGCTTCGTCCAAGCGCTCGGTGAGTATCACGTCGTTCCGCGCCAACAAAAGCAGGACGAGGGCACGGCCGCCAACGTCAATCCGCCCGATTGGGGTGCCGCGTTCGGTCTGAAACTCCACTTGGACTTCGGCGGCGACTCCTTCAACGACACCTCCATCCGCTACGGCATGCGCCTTGCGAACGGTGCGCAAAGCGGCGGTGCCACGTACAACACTTTCGGCGTGACGACCGAGGAAGGCACGTACAAGGGAGCGTACGGCGTCGAGTTCGTCGAGCACTTCGTGTGGGATATCGACAAAATCGCCGGCATTAACGGCTATTTTCTTGCCCACTACAGCACCGGCGCGCGTTACGACGGGATCGATCCAAACGCGCCCGCGCAGCCCGGCGGAGCCGCCCACAACGTCAACGAACGCTTGAACTACGCGTTCGGTATCCGCCCCATCATCTATTTGCGTGACGACTTCCACCTCGTCACCGAGGCGACCTACCAGGCGCGCAAAGACGAAAACCTGGCCATGGGCTCGGCGGTGAAGCTCTCCGTCGTCCCGACCATCGTGCCGGCCGGCGGTCGCAGCGTGTGGAGCCGTCCGCATCTCCGCGCGATTTACACCTTGGGCATCTACAATAAGGCTGCCCAAGATCAATTGATGTCGCCCTTCCTGCAGACCGTGGGCGAGACCAGGCTGGCTCACTACGTTGGCCTCCGCGCCGAGTGGTGGTTCTAATCATTACGAAACATGTTTCGTAGTCCGGGAGCGGCTTGATGGGATGAGTCGCTCCGCCCGTGTGAGGGCGGAGCGCCCCAGAACATCACTTATTTAACCGCAGTACCGGTTAGCTTGACGCTGCAGAAGACATTGGCCGTACCGGCCCCTTGGACCGAGAGCACGCCATCGGCCCCCAGCGCCAACGTCGCCGACGTCACGTTCACGCTGTACGTCGTCGACCCATCGGAAAGCTGGCACTGCGTGCGCGCCTTCAATTTTGCGTGCGTCGCATCGGTGTGGACGAACGGGATCTTACATCCTTGAACGTCAGCGACGACCTCGTTTGCGTTCGCCCCGGCGACGACCTCCGACTGCTTCCCATTGAGATCGATGGGGGTCGAGAGACATGGGGAGGAGGCGTTGCTCCCCGCTTGAAAGGTCCACGTTCCGACGAACGCGGATGCAAAGATCTCCTCTTCACCTTGATCAACCGTGTCATCGGCGGCGGATGCCGTGCTTCCCACCGTCAAGCCGAAGGATGCGGTAACGAGACCGAGCACAAATGCGATGCTCCATTTCTTGAACATGGATTCCTCCAACGCGGTCTTTTGATTTCCTGCAGATTGGGCAATCTCAATCGTTCGCTAAGTGCTGAGACTGCCTGCGGATACGGCGCGCGGCCTCAAGCAAGTAATAGTCCGCCAAGCTTTCGGCTTCTTTCGACCAACCAATGATCGCGTCGATCGGGGTAACCCTGATCGCGAGGATCAGGGTCTGCGTCGGAGGCGCGACGATTGCGCGCGGTGTCATTCGCCGAAAACGCGGCGAATTCCGCGAGGCATGCACGGTGCAGAGCCGCCGCGACCATGTTGCGAACTACGAACTTCTTGTTCGCGGGAGCGCTTGCGCTACTCGCATGTTCGGGCGATGTGCCGGATGCCGCGGAGCCCATGGCCCAAACCATGTCGTCGCCGGTCGCGGCCGAGCAAGATGCCGTTGCCGCCGCCATTCGCGTCGCGCCGTACATCGATATCACGATGAACACGCCGACATTGCCCGCCGTCGCCCGCGCAACGGGGCAGAAGTATTTCACGCTCGCCTTCGTACTCGGCAGCAGCGCGGGGTGCGATCCTCAATGGGGAGGCACGATTCCTCTTAAGGAGCCGCGCATCATCAACCAGATCAACGAGCTGCGAGGCTTGGGGGGCGACGTCATCATCGCCTCGGGCGGCGCGATGAGCCCGTACCTCGAGAATTTGTGCGGCTCCGCATCCGCCCTCGCCGCAGCCTACCGCAAGGTGCTCGATGCCACCGGCGCTACGCACCTGGACATCGATGTCGAGGCGAGCATCCCGCAAGACACGGTGAATACGGCGCTGGCCACCATTCAGCGCGAACGCGGCACGGTGATCAGCTACACCTTGCGCATTCAGGGACAGGACTACGGGCTCGATCCGTATTCGGTCACCGTCTTGAAGAGCGCCGCGGCCAAGGGCGTGAACGTCATCGTCAACCCGATGCTCATGAACTTCGGCTACTCCGGCGACTGGGGCAATGCCATGGTGTCGGCGGCCAATGCCACGCTCGCCCAGATCAAACGCGAGGTCTGGCCGAACAAGACCGACGCCCAGCTGCGTGCGATGTTCGGCGTCACACCGATGATCGGCCGCAACGACTCGGGCATGATCACGACGCAGGCCCACGCGCGCAACCTTCTCTCGTGGTCGCGTACGAACAAGATCGCGTTCATCGGCTTCTGGTCGGTGGGGCGCGACAACGGCGGGTGCCCAAACGGCGGGGTGTCGCCAACCTGCAGCGGCATTTCGCAGTCCACGTACGAATTTACCAATATTTTCAAAGGCTTCTGACGCGTTTGTCTTTTGCACGCACCATCCGTCGGTCGCCGGCCGATGGACCGAGCGCATGCTACTCGGATGGACGCGGCAGATGATGCGGGCGGACGACGTCGTCCTTTACGTTCTTTACGCCGACTCCGTGGCGGCATATGAGGAGGAGGCGGTGTTGCCCGGCCGGTCGATCGTGGCGACGCCGCACTCCGTGCTGCTGTTCGTCGAAGACTGGGTGCTGCGCAGCGAGTTCGAGGTGCGCTCCTTCGTCGACATGGTGGTCGACGCTTGGTACGACGTGCGCGATCTTCAAGCGGGCCGCGCACTGCGTGACACGACCGAGCTCGATGCGAGCGAGGCCGTGACGTTGGGGCCCGGTCACGAAGAGCGGCTTCCGGATCTTCGCGATGGCGTCGTGGTCGAGGACCTCGAGGCGGTCGCGGGTTCTGCACGTGCCAACGCGGTCGTGGCCAAGGTCGACGGTGTCGTCGTTGCGTGTGACGGGGTCGCACTGCGCAGTGCACGGGATGTGCGCGTGTTCGCGCAACGGCTCGTGGCCACCTGGAGCGTGGTCGGCTATTTGCGCACCGGCAACGAATCTCCGATGCACGTGTAGCGATACCGCTTGGCGATGCGGCCGTAGTCCCAGGCATGCGAATGCGAAGTCTGGGGATTTTTGTCGCGGTGGTCGCGGCCGTGGTGGCGGTGGGCGTGGGGCAATCGCGGGCGGACACGCCGGCACCGAAGGCGACGGGCCCGGCCGTGCCCGTCGTGGTGGAGCTCTTTTCGTCGGAAGGGTGCAGCAGTTGCCCGCCGGCCGATGCCTTCATCGAGCAGCTCGAACGGACACAACCCGTCGAGGGCGTGTCGATCATCGCGCTCGGGCAGCACGTGGACTATTGGGACGACCTCGGTTGGCCGGATCCGTTCGGCCACCCGCGCTTCACCGCGCGGCAGAAGCAGTATGCCGGCGTGCTGGCCGATTCGCGCATCTACACGCCGGAGATCGTCGTCGATGGGCGAGCGATCCTCGAGCGCGGTGACAAGGCGTCGACGGCGCGTGCGCTGCAGGCGGCGGCGCGTGAGCCGAGGGCGCGCGTCACGTTGAATCGACGCGGCGACCGCGTGGCGGTGGATGTTGCCAACGTGCCGGCGGGCAGCGACACCGCGGAAGTGTGGTTGGCCATCACCGAGAGCGGCCTCTCCACGCGCGTGGAGCGCGGGGAAAATGCGGGGCGTGTGCTGTCCCACGCGCCCGTCGTGCGCGCACTGCGCAAGCTGGGCAACGCCGAGGG encodes:
- the nagE gene encoding N-acetylglucosamine-specific PTS transporter subunit IIBC, giving the protein MSQINFGKVQQLGRALMLPIAVLPLAGLLLRLGQPDMLNIKVVAQAGDAIFGNLPLLFAIGVAVGFAKENSGVAGLAGSVGYLVLTAVIKAMENPDAKEKINMGVLGGIFCGVAAGLLYNRFKDIKLPEYLAFFGGKRFVPIVTGFVCVFFGMLFGVIWLPIQHVIAALGNWLLEAGALGVFIYGILNRLLLVTGLHHVINSMVWTVFGDFTDASGKIVHGDLPRFFAQDPHAGIFMTGFFPVMMFGLPAACLAMYRTARPENRKAVGGLLFSMALTSFLTGVTEPVEFAFVFLAPALYAVHAVLTGIAFVIVNALHIRLGFNFSAGVIDYVLSFGIAENPLLLFPVGAAYFAVYYVVFNACIRYFNLATPGREAADAAASAAPLVVGDAERAYAFVRALGGAKNLLEVDACTTRLRLSVEKNDIIDEPALKRLGAKGVVRPGPRTLQVVLGPEADLVADTIRAALAAGGASLEPQAAVASPAIAAKPAVRQAGSVTGIDRAAWVAALGGEGNLRVTEPVAGSRLRAELVDADKVDEGALKRLGAQAVQRFSSTLIHVIVGPKSTDLAAALISP
- a CDS encoding PhoX family phosphatase, coding for MSHLTDRARAASQGSSDTESLATGETFEDVIARAHVTRRMVLRGGLGASLAAVFGGSVLAACSDESTVVHTPPGTDAGPGVDAGPNYAIRFKPIARNVLDQVTVPEGYSVDVMFSAGDAVVAGAVAYTGTFLTSAETEKISGGGHDGMKLFELPGVDPNKGGLLAVNHEAADFKILMSGTYDAATATPEQKKIALSAVGVSVIEIERKSDGKWAVKANSAYNKRYTGNTVYKVRGPAASVVGATVVGTLNNCSSGMTPWGTYLTCEETTNNYLDPTQPDNGYGWVVEIDPRGELADLPVKRTALGRFDHENSAYLLAGDNSLAFYLGDDSTPGCIYKFVPSGKFDPQNRAANANLLDSGTLYVAKFNADGTGQWLELVQGKNGLVPGATDPGDETQGPKPDVTVNFATQADVLINTKAAARVAGATLMDRPEWITVAPDKSIYCTLTNNSGRAVTDKANPRTKNLHGHIVKWREADSAPTATTFTWEVFLLAGDPSIPLTGNINGDTFSSPDGIHVDLQGRLWVETDMSVPGTSGAEGKSNVDVFGNNSMYNVDPVTKKSQRFLVGPTGCEITGITHTPDLTTFFVNIQHPSGTWPSSVQGNSLPPRSSTIVIRRTDGQPVGA
- the ptsP gene encoding phosphoenolpyruvate--protein phosphotransferase, which encodes MDRMLRWPESGAKLAELPLTSPLSGIVVPLEDVPDPVFSTRMMGDGVAVEPLSNRVLSPCDGVVTHRHRAGHAVTITAENGAEVLIHVGIDTVHLEGRGFTSHVQEGARVSAGDPLITFDIDQVARAVPSLLTLMLIANSDEYAISWRQSGSVEAGKSRLIHVRRRDPKDAPLARASGEVAATRHTPGVALEEKQGEAVVAHHGGLHARPAALVQAAARRFGGEVSVSFGGRTVNARSVVALMGLGTKEGDRVTVHVRGASADTALAGVVAALQTADAKDGHKENGTSAPALPLRGKLTGGALEGVCASPGLAVGQVVRLGSVDVEPPPALGNLDAEFERLANALATVRAEVAAAIRDAEARHARQEHDMFVAHQALLDDPEIVSNTERAVGTGVSAGLAYRNAVNAECDVLSRLGNPLLAERITDLRDLERRVLLAMSGEALPEPELFAQSIIVADDLALSEFTRLDKSRIVGLCTAKGGATSHVAILARAIGVPGLVAMGAPVFSVAHGTEVVLDANAGRLDTKPSAERLAAARKAMSERASRHAEALAKVGLPAITRDGHRIEVAANIATETDARESVEQGADGVGLLRTELLFVDRQDPPTEGEQLAAYQAVINALDGRSAIIRTLDAGGDKPLPFLPFPKEDNPALGLRGIRSGFAEPELLDTQLRALLGVTPLSACKIMLPMVSDAEELLFVRKRLDTLASEMGLTERPSLGVMVEVPSAALLADQLARHADFLSLGTNDLTQYTLAMDRCHSGFAEKLDGLHPAVLRLIAKTVEGATRHGKWVGICGALASDLDALPILVGLGVTELSVSAGVVAEVKAKVRTLEYEACRRQTTVLMNLTSAKEIRARARALWPDA